The following proteins come from a genomic window of Gimesia chilikensis:
- a CDS encoding sugar phosphate isomerase/epimerase family protein, whose amino-acid sequence MQSMSRRQFLSSASAACLALPGLSPLFAGKTAPPTLTLGFSLYGMPKMQTEQALQTVADIGYDSTELCLMDAWDATPLKLNPQRRKAIASKLDDTGLKLASLMEHCDLTGSPASQKPVLERLKRAAQLGHDLKPDQPPLIETTAGSGKWEDRKEEMRDNLQGWAQVAESTQTVIAVKPHRGGVVDRPEQGVWLVEQINSPWIRLNYDFSHFTHRDISLEDSLKTMLPYTSFIQIKDTVLKDNKARFVLPGESGDIDYVRLLKLAVEGGYRGDICCEVSGMVFKQPGYDPVAAAKTCYQNIAPAFQKAGIQRG is encoded by the coding sequence ATGCAGTCTATGTCCCGTCGTCAGTTTCTCTCCTCCGCCAGTGCCGCCTGCCTGGCACTACCGGGCCTGTCGCCACTCTTCGCCGGTAAAACCGCACCGCCGACGCTCACCCTCGGCTTCAGCCTCTACGGCATGCCAAAGATGCAGACCGAACAGGCCCTGCAGACCGTCGCAGACATTGGCTACGACTCCACCGAACTCTGTCTGATGGATGCCTGGGACGCCACACCGCTCAAACTCAATCCGCAGCGCAGAAAGGCAATCGCCAGTAAGCTCGACGACACCGGCCTCAAGCTCGCATCCTTGATGGAACACTGTGACCTCACCGGCTCCCCTGCCAGTCAGAAACCGGTCCTCGAACGTCTCAAACGGGCCGCCCAGCTGGGGCACGACCTCAAACCCGATCAGCCCCCGCTCATCGAAACCACCGCGGGCAGCGGCAAGTGGGAAGACCGCAAAGAGGAAATGCGCGACAACCTCCAAGGCTGGGCCCAGGTCGCAGAGAGCACACAAACCGTCATCGCCGTCAAGCCACACCGGGGCGGAGTCGTTGATCGCCCCGAACAGGGCGTCTGGCTCGTCGAACAGATCAACAGCCCCTGGATTCGCCTCAACTATGATTTTAGCCATTTCACACACCGCGACATTTCCCTCGAAGATTCGCTGAAAACCATGCTCCCCTACACCAGCTTCATCCAGATTAAAGACACCGTTCTCAAAGACAACAAAGCTCGCTTTGTGCTCCCCGGCGAAAGCGGCGACATCGATTACGTCCGCCTGCTCAAACTCGCTGTCGAGGGAGGTTACCGCGGAGACATCTGCTGCGAAGTCAGCGGCATGGTCTTCAAACAGCCCGGCTACGATCCCGTCGCGGCTGCGAAGACCTGCTATCAGAATATCGCCCCTGCCTTCCAGAAAGCCGGCATCCAGCGCGGCTGA
- a CDS encoding dihydrodipicolinate synthase family protein has translation MTSSIKMITALGTPLTPEEDLHVEGLEAHLQDQLDHGINGFLVAGTMGLMQLLKERTYRDLVARSVTCNAGRAELLVGVGDTSYVRTLERIRMVEEYDIDGVVALAPFFIKYSQSDLIDYYQSLADASSRPMFLYDLPQTTGTKLEVATVLQLAQHPNIHGIKCSDHFVTIRPVLDAIGDEFRVIVAQPTLMDVLLRAGVREHLDGIYGVVPEWIAAMVTATEAEDWETLATVQQDLSALLTLLQTFSAPLFSTVTALLNRRGIPGNFAPRPMRPITEVEEAALFELPLVKKMFAGKTVTAAE, from the coding sequence ATGACCAGTTCGATCAAAATGATTACCGCTCTGGGGACTCCGTTGACTCCGGAAGAAGACCTGCACGTCGAAGGGCTGGAAGCCCATCTGCAGGATCAGCTGGACCACGGTATTAACGGTTTCCTGGTTGCAGGTACGATGGGGCTGATGCAGCTCTTGAAGGAGCGCACCTATCGCGATCTGGTTGCCCGGAGTGTGACATGTAACGCCGGACGTGCGGAACTGCTGGTGGGCGTCGGCGATACGAGCTATGTGCGGACGCTGGAGCGGATTCGGATGGTGGAAGAGTATGACATCGACGGCGTCGTGGCATTGGCTCCCTTTTTCATCAAGTACAGTCAATCTGACCTGATTGATTATTACCAGTCGCTGGCAGATGCGAGTTCCCGCCCCATGTTTCTGTATGACTTGCCTCAGACGACGGGAACCAAACTGGAAGTGGCGACCGTGCTGCAACTGGCCCAGCATCCGAACATCCACGGCATTAAGTGTTCCGATCACTTTGTGACAATCCGGCCGGTGCTGGATGCGATTGGTGATGAATTTCGCGTGATCGTCGCCCAGCCAACTCTGATGGATGTGCTGCTGCGTGCGGGTGTTCGCGAGCATCTGGACGGGATCTATGGCGTTGTGCCGGAGTGGATCGCGGCGATGGTGACCGCGACAGAAGCGGAAGACTGGGAGACCCTGGCGACAGTGCAGCAGGATCTTTCTGCCTTACTCACACTGCTGCAGACGTTTTCTGCGCCGCTGTTTTCCACGGTGACCGCATTACTGAACCGACGGGGAATTCCCGGTAATTTTGCGCCGCGGCCTATGCGTCCCATCACGGAGGTAGAAGAGGCAGCCCTGTTTGAACTGCCCCTGGTGAAAAAGATGTTTGCCGGTAAAACGGTCACCGCAGCGGAGTGA
- a CDS encoding DUF1559 domain-containing protein yields the protein MFRFHSKVRARGFTLIELLVVIAIIAILIALLLPAVQQAREAARRSSCKNNFKQVGLALQNYHDTYTVFPIGAGISGGCSGYSGAHMFSWGTRILPYLDQANIYNNLNFSGPTPFVPANFSNTTCLNPVVPFLCPSNPQPDTIVNKNGAFAGALPNGMPRTDMGGVADSVSWKCNSGSGVRPTSVGNGVLYAISKVRMRDIIDGSSNTLMVGEITGSLASSGLNGNSYTGYDVFDTSNGINSIDTVPGGGTFAFRPQGFSSYHVGGCHFVFGDGSVHFLSENIDQGTLTALTTRAGGEVVGEY from the coding sequence ATGTTCCGTTTCCATTCCAAGGTGAGAGCTCGTGGATTTACGCTGATTGAACTTCTGGTCGTGATTGCCATTATTGCCATCCTGATCGCTTTACTCCTGCCCGCGGTTCAGCAGGCTCGTGAGGCGGCCCGCAGATCGTCCTGCAAAAACAACTTCAAACAGGTTGGACTCGCTCTGCAGAACTATCACGACACCTACACTGTCTTTCCCATCGGGGCCGGCATCAGTGGAGGCTGCAGTGGCTACTCAGGCGCGCACATGTTTTCCTGGGGCACCCGTATCCTGCCCTACCTCGATCAGGCCAATATTTACAACAACCTGAACTTCTCCGGGCCGACTCCCTTTGTCCCCGCGAATTTCTCTAATACGACCTGCCTCAACCCGGTAGTGCCGTTCCTCTGTCCCAGCAATCCACAGCCTGACACCATCGTCAACAAAAACGGTGCTTTCGCAGGCGCACTCCCAAACGGCATGCCCCGCACCGACATGGGCGGCGTTGCCGACTCCGTCAGCTGGAAATGTAACAGCGGCTCCGGCGTGCGACCCACTTCGGTCGGTAACGGGGTCCTCTACGCCATCTCGAAAGTCAGAATGCGCGACATCATCGATGGCTCCAGCAACACGCTCATGGTGGGTGAAATCACAGGTTCGCTCGCTTCGAGTGGCCTCAACGGAAACTCCTACACCGGCTACGATGTCTTCGATACCAGCAATGGTATCAACAGTATTGACACCGTTCCCGGCGGCGGTACCTTCGCTTTCCGGCCACAGGGCTTCTCCAGCTATCACGTAGGTGGCTGTCACTTTGTCTTCGGCGATGGTTCGGTACATTTCCTCTCCGAAAACATTGACCAGGGAACGCTCACAGCACTCACGACCCGGGCCGGTGGTGAAGTTGTTGGCGAGTATTAA
- a CDS encoding response regulator yields the protein MPRPDLSHTQVSQILNRLEESVRETFREAFSPQNNPVPSSLPVVPQQPHQDTSTTEETETARLRRELQATREELKQAQAVAAAATRARCEFLAYMSHEIRTPMTAILGFTELLQNKTLSDEDQNRAVKTIRRNSNYLLDVINEILELSRLESGLLEIEKLQVHPIQIGREVVDQLSEQARALNNTIHLEIEGTVPETIQTDPTLLKQALVNLLTNALKLTTEGHIRLTLSCEPSQQAFCFRVSDTGMGIPTDQRQHVFQPFRQAAATTTDKRGKAGSGFTIISRIAELLQGEIRLEQDASEHSEFTFAIATGPLDQVRMLSSQEAGELDLPDPRSFSANSRLQGRILVVEDNLDNQRLIRFLLNRAGAEIMIAANGQQGVDMALQSESPFDLILMDLQMPVLDGYQATIALRAAGYTGPIVALTAHALTGELERCLSVGFDDCLTKPIDRNVLIPQIAARLARKSTSVTR from the coding sequence ATGCCCAGACCCGATTTATCACACACACAAGTTTCGCAGATTCTCAACAGACTCGAAGAGTCGGTGCGGGAGACATTCCGCGAAGCGTTCTCTCCTCAAAACAACCCCGTGCCCTCCAGTCTGCCAGTCGTCCCTCAACAGCCTCACCAGGACACATCCACTACCGAGGAAACAGAGACAGCCCGGTTGCGTCGGGAACTGCAGGCAACGCGCGAAGAACTCAAGCAGGCACAGGCCGTCGCCGCTGCTGCAACACGCGCCCGCTGCGAATTCCTGGCTTACATGAGTCATGAAATCCGCACACCGATGACCGCCATCCTGGGTTTCACGGAACTGTTGCAGAATAAAACCCTTTCGGATGAAGATCAGAATCGAGCCGTCAAAACCATCCGGCGTAACAGTAACTACCTGCTGGATGTCATCAATGAAATCCTGGAACTCTCCCGACTGGAATCGGGACTTCTCGAAATCGAAAAGTTGCAGGTCCATCCCATCCAGATCGGACGCGAAGTCGTCGACCAGTTATCCGAACAGGCCCGCGCGTTGAATAATACGATTCATCTGGAAATCGAAGGCACCGTTCCGGAAACAATCCAAACCGATCCCACACTCCTGAAACAGGCGCTGGTCAACCTGTTGACCAATGCACTCAAACTGACCACCGAGGGACACATCCGACTCACACTCAGCTGCGAGCCGTCACAGCAGGCCTTCTGCTTCCGTGTCAGCGATACCGGCATGGGCATTCCCACCGATCAGCGTCAGCACGTCTTTCAACCTTTTCGCCAGGCAGCCGCAACGACGACAGACAAGCGAGGAAAAGCCGGCTCAGGATTTACGATCATCAGCCGCATTGCAGAACTCCTGCAGGGCGAAATCCGCCTCGAACAGGACGCCTCAGAGCACAGCGAATTCACTTTTGCAATCGCGACCGGCCCCTTGGATCAGGTCCGCATGCTGTCATCACAAGAGGCTGGAGAACTCGATCTACCCGATCCCCGATCATTCTCCGCCAACAGTCGCCTGCAGGGGCGCATCCTGGTAGTGGAAGACAATCTCGACAATCAGCGGTTGATCCGCTTCCTGCTCAACCGCGCTGGTGCCGAGATCATGATTGCCGCGAATGGACAGCAGGGTGTCGATATGGCCCTGCAGTCGGAATCCCCTTTCGACCTGATCCTGATGGATCTGCAGATGCCCGTCCTCGACGGCTACCAGGCAACCATTGCCCTCCGCGCCGCAGGTTACACAGGTCCCATCGTTGCACTCACCGCGCATGCACTCACGGGCGAACTCGAACGCTGCCTGAGCGTCGGCTTTGATGACTGCCTGACCAAGCCCATCGACCGCAACGTTCTGATTCCTCAGATCGCCGCGCGACTCGCCCGCAAGTCGACCTCCGTCACGCGCTGA
- a CDS encoding neutral/alkaline non-lysosomal ceramidase N-terminal domain-containing protein codes for MPGLTLLSHTLRLPRRSFLLAFSVLLLGTTSLAAAEQWHAGLAKAKITPETGVWLAGYGSKRAPDGKLHDIWMKALALEAPGGERAVLITSDFQGVPKSMSDRVFKKIKTKYDLERRQIMFTFSHNHCGPRLGDDLYDYYPTTPEQDKTVAEYTDRMVEKTVAMIGEALDNLAPATLKQGNGHTTFAVNRRNNREADIPNLLKAGKALVGPVDHDVPILTVTRPDGQLAAVLFGYACHPTTLSFTKICGDYPGFAQLEIEKNHPGTLAMFVNTCGGDQNPLPRRKVELCEKYGHMLAVAVEEALKQPLQNVSPGLKTAFTYVDLPYLKVVTRADLEADTKSGSAIKQRWAKRLLKKLDQGETFPSAYPYPIHAWRLGKETLMIGMGAETVVDYSLRFKREFGPGTWVCGYADDMISYIPSKRVWLEGGYEGGSNLYEYGRPAYRWSEQTEDLISETVHKLVKQVE; via the coding sequence ATGCCCGGCCTCACCTTGCTCTCCCACACACTCCGCCTCCCCCGACGTTCGTTTCTGCTCGCCTTCAGTGTTCTGCTCCTGGGCACGACAAGTCTCGCGGCTGCAGAACAGTGGCACGCCGGTTTAGCCAAGGCCAAAATCACTCCCGAAACCGGTGTCTGGCTGGCTGGCTATGGATCCAAACGTGCCCCCGATGGCAAGCTGCATGACATCTGGATGAAAGCCCTCGCACTTGAAGCACCAGGTGGCGAACGCGCTGTCCTGATCACCAGCGATTTCCAGGGCGTCCCCAAAAGCATGAGCGATCGCGTCTTCAAAAAAATCAAAACGAAGTATGATCTGGAACGCCGCCAGATCATGTTTACCTTCTCGCATAATCACTGTGGGCCCCGGCTCGGAGACGACCTTTACGATTACTATCCCACCACGCCGGAGCAGGATAAAACCGTCGCCGAGTACACGGACCGTATGGTCGAAAAAACCGTCGCCATGATCGGCGAAGCACTTGATAATCTCGCCCCCGCGACACTCAAGCAGGGCAACGGTCATACCACGTTCGCCGTCAATCGCCGTAACAACCGTGAAGCCGACATTCCCAATCTGCTCAAAGCGGGGAAGGCACTCGTGGGCCCCGTCGATCACGACGTCCCCATCCTGACCGTCACCCGCCCCGATGGCCAGCTGGCGGCTGTCCTGTTTGGCTATGCCTGTCATCCCACGACACTCAGCTTCACAAAAATCTGTGGCGACTATCCCGGCTTCGCACAACTGGAGATCGAAAAAAATCATCCGGGCACCCTGGCCATGTTCGTCAACACCTGCGGCGGTGATCAGAACCCGCTCCCCCGCCGGAAAGTCGAACTCTGTGAAAAATACGGACACATGCTGGCTGTCGCCGTCGAAGAAGCCTTAAAGCAGCCGTTGCAGAACGTTTCCCCCGGTTTAAAAACCGCTTTCACTTATGTTGATCTTCCTTACCTCAAAGTCGTCACCCGCGCCGACCTCGAAGCGGATACCAAAAGCGGAAGTGCCATCAAACAAAGGTGGGCCAAACGGCTCCTGAAAAAACTGGATCAGGGAGAGACCTTCCCCTCCGCCTATCCCTATCCCATTCACGCTTGGCGGCTGGGCAAGGAAACCCTTATGATCGGCATGGGCGCCGAAACCGTCGTCGATTATTCACTCCGTTTCAAACGCGAGTTCGGCCCGGGCACCTGGGTCTGCGGATATGCTGACGACATGATCTCCTACATCCCATCCAAACGGGTCTGGCTCGAAGGAGGTTACGAGGGGGGCTCGAATCTCTATGAATACGGCCGTCCCGCTTACCGCTGGTCCGAACAGACGGAAGATCTCATTTCAGAAACCGTACACAAGCTCGTCAAACAGGTCGAGTGA
- a CDS encoding sialidase family protein, which produces MQLRPTIPLLLTGLLLSLSSAKAEEWNHPQTSKLPHKHLGPFIRLTDGNILAPDTKQSLISEDEGKTWQATPLYAEPEKFHTSNERALIQTRKGTILLVCMNLAERKFNWNDKLGGPQSDCYLPVYVIRSTDNGKTWLTPQILQDHGWCGAVRSMIQTKSGRIIVVVSQSIANPGRHVSHTYYSDDEGETWKHSNMIDLGGSGDHDGAMEGTIVELKDGRIYQLIRTKFGRFWEAFSEDEGASWRTIRPSEIPASSSPAILQRLESGRIVMLWNRFRDPQKRTGRREELSLAFSDDDCQSWSKPTVIARDLTPPGQKRENRVSYPYVFEAHPGDLWVTTMQGPVRLKFKEADFLSP; this is translated from the coding sequence ATGCAACTTAGACCAACCATCCCGCTGCTCCTCACCGGGCTCCTGCTCTCCCTTTCATCAGCGAAAGCCGAGGAATGGAATCACCCTCAGACCAGCAAACTCCCCCACAAGCATCTCGGTCCCTTCATCCGTCTGACGGATGGCAACATCCTTGCTCCCGACACCAAACAGTCGCTGATCAGCGAGGATGAAGGGAAGACCTGGCAGGCCACGCCCCTCTATGCCGAACCGGAAAAGTTCCACACCAGCAACGAACGCGCACTGATCCAGACCCGCAAAGGGACGATCCTCCTCGTCTGCATGAATCTGGCCGAACGCAAATTCAACTGGAACGACAAACTGGGAGGCCCGCAATCCGACTGCTACCTCCCCGTCTATGTCATCCGCAGTACCGATAACGGAAAAACATGGCTCACACCTCAGATCCTCCAGGACCACGGCTGGTGCGGTGCCGTACGCAGCATGATCCAGACCAAGTCGGGCCGCATCATCGTCGTCGTCTCCCAGTCCATCGCCAATCCCGGCAGGCACGTCTCGCATACCTATTACTCTGACGATGAAGGCGAGACCTGGAAACACAGCAATATGATCGACCTCGGCGGTTCCGGCGATCACGACGGCGCCATGGAGGGGACCATCGTCGAACTCAAAGACGGACGCATCTACCAGCTGATCCGCACCAAATTCGGCCGCTTCTGGGAAGCCTTCTCTGAAGATGAAGGGGCTTCCTGGCGCACCATTCGCCCCTCGGAAATTCCCGCCAGTTCATCCCCCGCGATTCTGCAGCGACTCGAGAGCGGACGCATCGTCATGCTCTGGAACCGCTTCCGCGATCCCCAGAAACGCACAGGTCGCCGCGAAGAACTGTCGCTCGCTTTCTCCGACGATGATTGTCAATCCTGGAGCAAGCCGACTGTCATCGCCCGTGATCTGACTCCCCCGGGACAGAAACGCGAAAACCGTGTCTCCTACCCCTACGTTTTCGAAGCCCATCCCGGCGATCTGTGGGTCACCACCATGCAGGGGCCCGTCCGTCTCAAATTCAAAGAGGCCGATTTCCTCAGCCCCTGA
- a CDS encoding FadR/GntR family transcriptional regulator, producing the protein MNTLQSDSPVIGSDSRTLSAELAEQLCARIRNDRLAPGTRLGTEADLASEFGVSRTVVREAVGSLRGLGVVVGRQGLGLCVGEADNFSTVLRNALVPQVASADGWRELQQLRAVIEIGSIALAVELISTEEIIRLQTIVAEMKRVMRNLDEDPQGTSKAYKELDCLFHETILGASHGNFVQQFHGVLLDYFHAGDVYGCPPRESGLREHEQIANAIADRNVDLATKYLTEHLKPQLKAPSKDSTTN; encoded by the coding sequence ATGAACACACTGCAGAGTGATTCTCCGGTCATCGGTTCTGACTCCCGAACCTTAAGTGCTGAGCTCGCAGAACAGCTGTGCGCCAGGATTCGCAATGATCGACTGGCTCCCGGAACCCGTCTGGGAACCGAAGCTGATCTGGCCAGTGAATTCGGCGTTTCACGAACCGTCGTCCGGGAGGCGGTTGGCTCACTCCGCGGTCTGGGAGTAGTCGTCGGCAGACAGGGGCTCGGGCTCTGTGTCGGCGAAGCAGATAACTTCTCCACCGTACTCCGCAATGCCCTGGTTCCCCAGGTCGCCAGTGCGGACGGCTGGCGCGAATTGCAACAGTTGCGGGCCGTGATTGAAATCGGCTCCATCGCCCTGGCCGTTGAATTGATCTCCACCGAAGAAATCATCCGCCTGCAGACCATCGTGGCAGAAATGAAACGGGTCATGCGGAACCTGGACGAAGATCCTCAGGGAACCAGCAAAGCCTACAAGGAACTGGACTGCCTGTTCCACGAAACGATTCTGGGTGCCTCGCATGGAAACTTTGTGCAACAGTTCCATGGCGTCCTGCTCGACTACTTCCACGCGGGCGATGTCTACGGATGTCCGCCCCGGGAAAGCGGGCTGCGTGAGCACGAACAGATTGCCAATGCCATCGCCGACCGCAATGTTGACCTGGCTACGAAATACCTGACAGAACACTTGAAGCCGCAGTTAAAGGCGCCCAGTAAAGATTCGACGACAAATTAA
- a CDS encoding pyridoxal-phosphate dependent enzyme, translating into MDVERFTLGEGETPLVRSRRIGPAVGLEHLYFKLETVNPTGSYKDRFAAAAINEMLSQGKRRVVTCSSGNAGSALAAYSAAAGLECEVAVFIGAPENKLKQMLAYGARVWRIEGFGADPEISRATFKCLKQIGAAADAALQVSSYQFNPVGMAGVEVIGHELVTQTAAFNRSIDHVVCCAGGGGLLLAVYRGLKTALEGKEQVDFPAIHCVQPAGNNTIAGPLREGSSLARSCESTTAVGGLQVANVLDGHEVIRVCRETGGNGYLVADDYIFEVQARLAREEGIFCEPAAAVSLAGVLRAVAQGEIAADETVVCLITGTGFKDQCAIDRMLADTNCPVISLSEFQKQSL; encoded by the coding sequence ATGGATGTTGAGCGGTTTACGTTGGGCGAGGGGGAGACCCCGCTGGTGCGATCGCGGCGGATCGGACCAGCCGTGGGGCTGGAGCATTTATATTTCAAACTGGAGACGGTGAATCCGACCGGTTCTTATAAAGATCGTTTTGCGGCAGCCGCGATCAACGAGATGCTGTCACAGGGGAAGCGGCGGGTGGTGACCTGTTCGAGCGGCAATGCAGGTTCGGCCCTGGCAGCTTACAGTGCCGCTGCGGGACTGGAATGTGAGGTCGCGGTCTTCATAGGGGCTCCCGAGAATAAACTGAAACAGATGCTGGCCTACGGTGCTCGTGTCTGGAGGATTGAAGGCTTTGGTGCTGATCCGGAAATCAGCCGCGCCACGTTCAAATGTCTCAAACAGATCGGGGCTGCCGCTGATGCGGCGCTGCAGGTGAGCAGTTATCAGTTCAACCCGGTGGGCATGGCGGGAGTCGAAGTGATTGGACACGAACTGGTCACACAGACGGCTGCTTTCAATCGATCGATCGATCATGTTGTCTGCTGTGCAGGTGGTGGAGGTCTGCTGCTGGCGGTCTATCGTGGTTTAAAGACGGCGCTGGAAGGGAAGGAACAAGTCGATTTCCCGGCCATCCACTGCGTTCAGCCTGCGGGGAATAATACGATTGCCGGCCCGTTGCGAGAGGGAAGCAGTCTGGCCCGATCCTGTGAAAGCACGACCGCGGTAGGAGGTCTGCAGGTGGCGAATGTGCTGGATGGGCACGAAGTGATTCGCGTCTGCAGAGAGACCGGAGGCAACGGTTACCTGGTTGCCGATGATTACATATTTGAGGTACAGGCCCGCCTGGCGCGCGAGGAGGGCATTTTCTGTGAACCGGCGGCAGCCGTTTCGCTGGCAGGAGTATTACGAGCCGTGGCGCAGGGAGAAATCGCTGCGGATGAAACGGTGGTCTGTCTGATTACCGGTACCGGTTTCAAGGACCAGTGTGCCATTGATCGGATGCTGGCTGATACGAACTGTCCCGTGATCAGCCTGTCGGAATTCCAGAAGCAAAGTTTGTAA
- a CDS encoding DUF1559 domain-containing protein, which produces MHSKMNAKRGFTLIELLVVIAIIAILIALLLPAVQQAREAARRSTCKNNLKQLGLAMHNYHDTHRTFPPGAVWYGIGSAPEDGRHADWGTTWVVQVLPFMDQANLYNNYNMSLKARSANASTTNSVLQAKIPSLICPSQPGVDRSLLTQDFTGFSRITYAASVGAGSTMTRTDFNNPNRRGFFSAVAQNGAKIRDVTDGSSNSIMLSEIVVGQVTSDDKGAWGWCTGALFAGRNNNGILTPNAKVYDATPYASNNTTDNNFNRRNNPDRTGTLSGQAARSFHVGGVHATMGDGAVRFLSENIDQNTYLNLLSISDGNVIGEF; this is translated from the coding sequence ATGCACTCAAAGATGAATGCAAAACGAGGTTTTACTTTGATTGAATTGCTGGTGGTCATTGCGATCATCGCGATTCTGATCGCACTCTTACTGCCCGCGGTGCAACAGGCACGCGAGGCTGCTCGCCGCAGTACCTGCAAGAATAATCTGAAGCAGCTCGGACTGGCGATGCACAACTATCACGATACGCACCGCACATTTCCTCCGGGAGCTGTCTGGTATGGTATCGGTTCCGCTCCGGAAGATGGACGTCACGCTGACTGGGGTACGACCTGGGTCGTACAGGTTCTGCCCTTTATGGATCAGGCCAACCTGTACAACAATTACAACATGTCTCTGAAGGCCCGCAGTGCGAATGCAAGCACTACTAACAGCGTGTTGCAGGCGAAGATTCCCAGCCTGATCTGTCCTTCTCAGCCCGGCGTTGATCGCAGTCTGCTGACACAGGATTTCACCGGGTTTTCCAGAATCACCTATGCGGCATCGGTAGGCGCTGGTTCAACCATGACACGTACTGACTTCAACAATCCGAACCGACGTGGTTTCTTCAGTGCGGTAGCTCAGAATGGCGCGAAAATCCGTGACGTCACTGATGGATCGTCCAACTCGATCATGCTGAGTGAAATCGTTGTCGGTCAGGTCACCTCTGATGACAAGGGGGCCTGGGGCTGGTGTACCGGGGCTCTGTTCGCAGGACGGAATAACAACGGGATTCTGACACCGAACGCGAAAGTTTATGACGCGACTCCCTATGCATCCAATAATACCACCGATAACAACTTTAACCGTCGGAATAACCCCGACCGAACCGGGACTCTTTCCGGCCAGGCGGCACGCAGTTTCCATGTTGGTGGCGTACATGCTACCATGGGTGACGGTGCTGTGCGTTTCCTTTCAGAAAACATTGATCAGAATACTTATCTGAATCTGCTGTCAATTTCTGATGGTAACGTAATTGGTGAATTCTAA